From Aegilops tauschii subsp. strangulata cultivar AL8/78 chromosome 5, Aet v6.0, whole genome shotgun sequence:
TTAGTTATTAAGCACATGATGCACGGCCCATGTGGAGTTCTCAACATAAATGATCCTTGCATGGAAAATGGAAGTTGTCGGTATCATTATCCTCGGCATTTCGCAGAGACCACACAACAAGGAGAGGACTCTTATCCAATTTATAGGCGCAGGAATGACGGCCGTCGAGTGCGCATCAGGGGTGCAGTTTTGGATAATAGATGGGTTGTCCCATACAATCCCTATTTACTTATTCGATACAATTGCCATATAAATATTGAAGTTTGCTCTAGCATCAAGGCTGTGAAATATTTATTCAAATACATCTACAAAGGTCATGATCGTGCCTCCATTGTCATCGAAGCCGCAGAAGATGATGCGGTTATTAATGAAATTCGTGAGTATAGAGATGCAAGGTTTATTTCACCTCCGGAAGCAATCTGGAGGATTTACTCTTTCAACCTTAGTGAGATGTATCCATCAGTTATACAGCTACAAGTCCATCTGCCAAATATGCATCTTGTTCACTATAAAGATTCAGAAAAATTAGAGGATGTGGTCTGCAAAGGATCGTCTTCGAGAACAATGCTAACTGAATACTTCAGAATGAACTCTATTTATAGTTATGCCAGGAATTTCTTATACAAGGAATTTCCAGAATTTTTTGTATGGAATAATAGTACCAAGAGCTGGAAACGTCGCAAACAGAGAATACAAGTAGGGAGACTTGTCGCTGCACACCCAGCTGAAGGAGAACGCTATTACTTGAGGATACTGCTAAATCATGTGAGAGGGGCTACATCTTTTGAGGATTTACGGACTGTCGATGGTTTTGTTTTTGCCACTTTTAGAGAGGCCGCAGAAAGAAGGGGTCTGATTGAGGCTGATTGTAGTATTTCTGATTGTCTGAGCGAGGCTGCGACATTTGCAATGCCTTCTGCCTTTAGAAGGCTTTTTGCTACAATATTGGTTTTCTGTGAGGTAAAAAATGTCCGTGAATTATGGGGAAAGCATTTTGAGGCCATGGCTGATGATTTTCAGCAGGGCAGCGCAACTGATAAAGAATCTATAGAGCAGATGGTACTTAGAGATATTAGTGATATCCTATATTCAATGGGGAAGGACATCAGTTGCTTTGATCTTCCAGAAATGCTAGATGGCACTGAGTTGGCTGGCTCTAATTGTAGAGAAGTAATAGAAGAGATGTCTATTAATATTGATCCAGAGCATCTGGACCTTTATGCAACACTAAATTGTGAGCAAAGACTTGCCTTTGATGAGATAATGCATCACGTCCTACAGAAGAAGAGTAAGGTATTCTTTATTGATGGTCCAGGAGGTACAGGAAAGACGCATCTCTATAAAGCTTTGCTCGCTAAAGTGTGTTCCATGGGGCTAATAGCAATTGCAACTGCAACATCTGGAATTGCAGCGTCCATCATGCCGGGCGGTAGGACAGCACATTCGAGATTTAAAATACCAGTAAATATTCATGATGACAGTTTGTGCAGCTTCAGTAAACAGAGTGGGACTGCAGAGTTGCTTCGGAGAGCATCCTTGATAATTTGGGACGAAGTAGCCATGACAAAACGTCAAGCTGTGGAGGCACTTGATAGATCCTTGCAAGATATTACTGGTGTTCTATCTCCATTTGGAGGAAAGGTCATAGTGTTAGGAGGAGATTTCACACAAGTTCTCCCTGTAGTGAGGCGAGGCATAAGAGCACAAATTACAGATGCTACACTAAAGAAATCGTATCTTTGGCGGTGTATAAAACAAATAAAACTATGGCGTAATATGAGAGCACAATCTGATCCATGGTTCTCAGATTTTCTGTTAAGAATTGGTGATGGTACAGAAGAATCAATCGGCCAAGATTATGTGCGCCTACCAGATGAAATTGTTGTACCATACATAGATCCAAAACACTCTGTCAGTAAGTTAATTAATGATATCTTTCCTTCACTAGGCCAGAATGGAATATCACCATCTTATATTAGTACTCGCGCCATTCTCTCCACCAAGAATGAATATGTTGATGAACTAAACGAGAAGCTTATTGATCGGTTTCCTGGGGAAGAACAAATCTACTATAGTTTTGATTCAGCAGTGGATGATCCACATAACTACTACCCACCTGAATTTATAAACTCACTCACACCTAATGGCCTGCCTCCACATGTCCTTCGACTGAAGATTAATTGTCCTGTGATTTTACTTCGGAATCTAGATCCTTTTAACGGATTGTGCAATGGAACAAGACTTATTATCAGAGCATTTCAAGAGAACGCTATTGATGCAGAAATAATTGGCGGGCAACATGCTGGGAAAAGAGTATTCCTTCCACGAATTCCTCTATATCCTTCAGAAGATGATGTACTCCCCTTCAAGTTTAAAAGAAAGCAATTTCCAATTCGACTCAGCTTTGCAATGACAATCAACAAAGCTCAAGGTCAAACTATTCCAAATGTTGGCATCTATCTTCCAGAGCCGGTGTTCTCTCATGGTCAACTCTATGTTGCTTTATCAAGAGGGATGTCAAGACAAACAACAAGAATACTTGCAAAGCCAAATAAGGAAATTGATCCATCGGGAAAAAGCACCAAAAATATTGTCTACAAAGATGTCTTGATGTAATTTACATACAGGTATTGGTGTATTAGTCATTGTTACTTCTAATACTGCAAGTTTCTTTATGTTTACAAGCATAAAAATTACACATTTGCATCCATGCTTGATTCCATGACATTAGAAACATGCAATCTTGTGCGTGTGTATGTAACTTAAGGTGTTACCTGCAAGCATAGAATTGTCTCTGTTCCTCTTGCATTTTTTTGTCCAAGTGCATCCTTGTGGTATAATATTTTTTTCCCCTTACAAATGTAATTACTGGGCAGGTTTGCAAAGCACCAAGTCCTTGCGGATGCCTATTCTAGAAGAATGTCAAGAGCTGATCATGTCTACAATGGTGCAGTAGCAAATGGTTTTTGAAGGAAATGTCTCTGAAAATCGGGGAATGTCAGCTCTCTAGGGAAATCTGTTTTGCGAAGAAGTTCAGCCTAATCAAAACTGAAACTTTTATGTTGCAATTTGAAAATATGTTGTTACTCATTAGAGTATATTTTTTATGCTGTTCTGTAAAATCTGATAAGAAGGACAAAGCTTGAGCTTTGAAGTAGATGATATATGTACACGTACCAAACACAAAGAGCACAtatttttcctctgttttttctttttgtttgaAGACAAGTGTGTCAAACTATGAATTTCAGGAAACTCAAAAAAAGAAATCCTTGGGTGTTCCTACATTGATGGTTTGCTATGTTAAAGGCCAACCTCAGGAAGCCCTCTGTCCGGTCTTAAAAAGAATACTCCATCCAATACGAATTAACTGACGCAACCTCTCTACAATGTAAGTAAGACATTGCCTAGAAGTCACATCAATTAATTCAGATTGGAGCGAGTAACTATTTATTCCCTTTGTCCTATATTAGTTGTTGTTGATATATCCGTTGTAGCGATAACTAATATGCGACAGAGGGAGTATTTTACTTATTTTGAGTTGCAAACTTGGTGATGTTGGTCTACATTCATAAAGCTACACGTGCAAAGCACGTGCCATTTACTAGTCAATTATTAAAATACGATGCTCATAGTAATAAAACTGCCATCTGAGAAAGTAAAAAAAACAATTCCAAAGTCCCCATGAAAATAAGTAATACAAATTTCCCAAAAGCTTGCGCGCacgctgggggggggggggggggggggggtggggagggCATTTAGAAATTGCCATGTGAGCTAAAAGAAAAATGCACATGGCAAGTTTAGAAGAAAAATCATCCCCCCTCTAAAAATAGGGATTTTTTGTTCTTTCAAGAATGAACAAAAACCTAGTTTCTAAAAATAATTTAGCTTCAAATCAAACACATAACAAACACGTTTTAGTACATGTCTCCACAAATCTGCTAATTTGATCACGATCTACGTACACGATGTTTAGCTTGTAATTACACCGACCTGTAGTTGGCATTGTACGCGAAGGTGCTCCAGCCGGCGGCGCTGCCACCCCACTTTAGCACGCGGCCATCGGAGACGCCCGTGTAGACCCCGTCCTTGCCGGAGAAGGCGAGGCTCTCAGTGCCGCTGACGCCGTCGGGCAGCGGGAGGCGGTAGCTCCACCGCGTGTTCGTCGTCTTGATCTGCTCGGCCGAGGCTAGAGAGACGAGGCAGGCAAGCACGACGAGCACTATCGCCGCGAGGTTGCGCcgcatcgtcatcgtcatcatcgaTCGTCGTCGGAAGTTGTCCTGTACGGAATATTGTTGCACCCAGTTGTGTGCCCTTTATGGGAGAGCACGCGCGACGAAACCCATGGCCATGTTTGGTGATCGGATCGAACACTCTGGTAATCTTACACGAACTACAACACCGTGATgtatcgcccgcgcgcgcttgtGGTACGTTTTTTTTAGGGGTACGTTTTTTTAGGGGTACGTGCTCACCGAGTCTGTTTGTGGTCCTGTGCTGTGTTTGTAGTCAAACTGCCGACCAACAGGGCCTGAAGGCCCAGAACGAAGTACAAGATGGGCTTGTATTATTTTTTATGTCTTTTACATTGCGGCCCAACGTGGAACCTTGGGCCGTTTTTCGAAACGATCAAGAGTCGAGTTCAATATCTATTTTCTAGATAAAGGGTAATATATTAGTAATATCAAGACAATATCAAGTACACCCGGCTTCTGCAAGAACACAACGCCGCAATCAACTCGAGGCATcgaggatgcacacagccaaaaaagtaaaacaaaaagaaagaaaaaacaagatCTAAGGCTTGCAGTAACCAACAACATCAACCACTACCGTGACAACACACAAGCTACGAGAAGGTTCTCCAAAAGCAACGCCTTCGGGAAGATAAGGACACACAAGTGTCACTGTCGCCAGATCCAGTCAAAGACTAAATCCTGAGTTTTCACCCTGAGAGCATAATTTAGCAAAATTACATGCAATGCCTTCAATAAGGTAACGATGTCAAAACACCGTCATTGCCAGGTATGACCGACGAAGGTCATATATACCAAGGGTTTTCACCCTGAAACTCCAGTCCTGGTACTAAATTATCACCACCAAAACACAACCACAATGTGTTGCCGCATCCGCTTGACCACCACCTTCATTCCTTCTATCCTTGACAATGCCGACCAGACCACTCCACAATGAATATGCATCTAGTGCACGAGGACCATGGAACATGACATCTCAAAATGTCTTCAGCTAGAATGTTGGGGTTTCCAACCACTATCACGCGCACAGTTGATCAACGCGACCAAAAGTTGTGCTCGTATGAGCTTGCTGACGGGCGATGACGCGACTGCCAGGCACCGTCGAAACCCATGTTAAGGGCCCCTTTGGCAGACCCATGCCGTCCTAGCCATCAACTGATGACGAACTTGGGAAAATGAATCCCTTCAGTTGTCCAACTGCATCCGTGGCCGCGCATAACCCTGATATGCAGTATCCTGTCTCAAATCGGGGCATAGTTGAATCGCGGATGACTGCCACCACCGTGGATGACATCTCCATCTTCGATTCTTTAACAACCACATCGCTTAGCACATAATATCGCTTATCAGGAAATCTGTGTGGGGAAGTAAAACCGGTGAGAGGAAAATAGCAAGGATGTCAAGGAGGACCCTGGACTTGGCTTCACAGACATGGAATTATTTAATCTTGCGCTCTTGGCAAGACGAGTGTGGGGGCTACTTCAAGATTCGTCTACTTCGAGTGCAAGAATTCTAAAGGTTGTCTACTTCCCTAACGGGGATATCGTCTCTGCTGAGTTTGGTTCACACCCCTCTCAAGTGTGGAAATCAATGTGTGAAGGAAGATATGTTATGTGTGTTGGTCTGGTAAGGAGAATGGGTAATGGTAGAACTACTGATGCATGAAGAGATAATTGGATACCCAGAGGCTATCGTATGAGCCCAACACGTCATGTGACCAATGACCCACCTGGGTTAGTTTCAGATTTTATCATCCACGCCTCAAGGGGATGGAAAATGCAGGAGTTAGAAAGGCACATGTTGTCGATGGATGTAGAAGCTACCAAGCAGTGTCTGATGAGTTATGTCCCTCAAGAGGATTTTTGGGCTTGGCAATATGAAAAATCTTGAATTTTTCGATAAGATATGCTAATCGCATGTTAATTGAAAAAAACTCCAGAGGGAGAGTTGGCGGGAGGGTGCAACAGAAACATCGAGCAGGGAAGTGGAGGAGCAGGACTGGAAGTGACTTGAAGGTGAAGGTGCCGGCAAAACTTAGGATATTCACATGGAGACTCATTAGATCATCCTTGACTACGGGTGAAGAGAGAGTCAGGCGACATATGACCGATTCGCCTGTTTTCCGGTGTGCAGGCCCACGAACGATTCATGGCGTCATTCGTTGTGAGATTGTAACATGGAAAAGAGTGTGTGGGCACTACATGGGGATGACTTAGTCGTACCCCTCCTTGGTGATGAGACACCAAATACCAAACTTTGGTTGTCTGGATTGAGCTTGAGCAAAACACTAGaaaatatgcccgtgcgttgcaacgggaatAAAAAAATATCTTTGCGTCTAGAAAACACAATATGTAAAATTAAATAACGAAAAGCCAGGTACTAATATGTCCTAAAGATATTTTAAAAATCAGGCTATGAAAATTTAGCACAACAAAATTCAATTATCCATTTTGTTACTGGGAACAAAAGTCGATTACATAACTTCGATATTCCAACACTAATTTCTAAGGCATGTTACGCATCTTGTACTCCCATATATGCATCTAAATAatactatattttattgtatgttTGTGGTTTTTGAGGGAATTCTTttatgtttgttccaaaaaaacgTGTGGATTTGTTGTGCTGCCttttaattttattttttctTATGGGGTGCAACGTCTTGTCACCGTTTAAAGCGACTTAATTGTTGGCCTATCTAACAAATTTCAGCATAATAACATTTATTAGGGAGCCAATTACGTGAAGAAAATTCCATTTAATGGAAAGAAATGTGGCCAGTTATGTCATGAAAATTCCATTTGATGGAAAGAAATGCGGCCAATTATGTCATGAAAATTCCATTTCATAGAAAGAAATACGGCGTGCATGTGGTCCTTTATTGGGTTTTCAGAAATCCCACTTAATTTTCAAATAATGCCCACAATCCATATAATTGGAGTCAATTTCCTGCACGTCCTTCCTTATCTCGGGTCTTTCACTTTTATTGGCATCTTCATGTCCACATTTAGCGGGATTTTTTTCGTTGACACGTGCATTCCTTTTTTTCTTTGAGGTAGTTTCCATTTTCTAGGCAACTCGTGATTAGGTAACGACCAGGTTTTGCACACGGAAAAAATGATAGGTGAGTTGGTTGTTCTGTTGTGGTCGGTAGTGGAGGTCTGGATTGCGGGTTGGCTCTTCAAAAAGTGAAGGGTTTTTCTACAAAAACAACGACGGACCAAGAATGtctatttcttttattagtaggtatagattaaGCAATGATCAGTTTATTAAGGTCTTAGTTACCTTGTGGGCGTTATGGTGGGCGAGGGGGCGTGTTATCCATGACGGTATCAAAGTCCCCTTTCTACACATGTTTTCATCTGTCAATGTTTGCAAGATCTTGACATGAGCAAACAAACTCAAACTACAGTGGCTAGACCcgcactagtgcagaaccgggctatagcacaggttcgtaaggccctttagtgtcggttctgtaaccggcactaaagggtggggactaaaggtcccctcCCTTTATTACCGGTTTTGCACGAACCGCcgctaaagggccaccacgtggcacgagccagcgccggggggcggggagccctttagtaccggttggtaacaccaaccggtactaaaaggttTGGGGGGTTTGGGGTTCATGAtttcttttttctttaattttgtgttttctatttaattctttttcgtttgctggtattttacgatactataTATTGTACACATTATGCATATATACAAatagaatttctcgtagaaccgatcatatatatatatatatcatcgaatgtATCACAACCaccattcacacatacaca
This genomic window contains:
- the LOC109765416 gene encoding uncharacterized protein, translating into MADDFQQGSATDKESIEQMVLRDISDILYSMGKDISCFDLPEMLDGTELAGSNCREVIEEMSINIDPEHLDLYATLNCEQRLAFDEIMHHVLQKKSKVFFIDGPGGTGKTHLYKALLAKVCSMGLIAIATATSGIAASIMPGGRTAHSRFKIPVNIHDDSLCSFSKQSGTAELLRRASLIIWDEVAMTKRQAVEALDRSLQDITGVLSPFGGKVIVLGGDFTQVLPVVRRGIRAQITDATLKKSYLWRCIKQIKLWRNMRAQSDPWFSDFLLRIGDGTEESIGQDYVRLPDEIVVPYIDPKHSVSKLINDIFPSLGQNGISPSYISTRAILSTKNEYVDELNEKLIDRFPGEEQIYYSFDSAVDDPHNYYPPEFINSLTPNGLPPHVLRLKINCPVILLRNLDPFNGLCNGTRLIIRAFQENAIDAEIIGGQHAGKRVFLPRIPLYPSEDDVLPFKFKRKQFPIRLSFAMTINKAQGQTIPNVGIYLPEPVFSHGQLYVALSRGMSRQTTRILAKPNKEIDPSGKSTKNIVYKDVLM